One Bradyrhizobium zhanjiangense DNA segment encodes these proteins:
- a CDS encoding Hsp20 family protein produces MRSYDLTPFYRSTVGFDRLFSLLDQAGSDGSPGYPPYNIERIGENAYRITVAVSGFAKDELSIVAKENTLTIKGEKVANENSKSEVLYRGIAARAFERAFQLADFVQVKDASLENGLLHVDLVREIPEAKKPRQIAINTSAPKAQVIENSAQAA; encoded by the coding sequence ATGCGTAGCTATGATCTCACCCCATTCTATCGTTCCACCGTCGGCTTCGACCGCCTCTTCAGCCTGCTCGACCAGGCCGGCTCGGACGGCAGCCCCGGTTATCCCCCCTACAACATCGAGCGCATCGGCGAGAATGCCTACCGCATCACCGTTGCGGTCTCCGGCTTCGCCAAGGACGAGCTCTCCATCGTCGCGAAGGAAAACACGCTGACGATCAAGGGCGAGAAAGTCGCCAACGAGAACTCGAAGTCCGAAGTGCTCTATCGCGGCATCGCCGCGCGCGCCTTCGAGCGTGCCTTCCAGCTTGCCGATTTCGTGCAGGTGAAGGACGCTTCGCTCGAGAACGGCCTGCTTCACGTCGACCTCGTACGCGAGATTCCCGAGGCCAAGAAGCCGCGCCAGATCGCGATCAACACCAGCGCCCCGAAGGCGCAGGTGATCGAGAACTCGGCGCAAGCCGCCTAA
- a CDS encoding alpha/beta fold hydrolase, with protein sequence MTLVSIPSNPVPENVVSGTIKTPDGAELRFARWAPPAGRKGTVCVFTGRSEQIEKYFETVRDLRDRGFAVAMIDWRGQGHSSRRLRDPRKGYVRDFADFEIDVETFVQQVVLPDCPPPFFALAHSMGGTVLLRVAHAGKRWFDRMVLSAPMIDLPGRTTSFPARALLKTMRLFGQGGRYVPGGSSRITGLDPFINNPLTSDPVRYARNAAILEEDPTLGLASPTVAWADAAFSAMQTFKRLKYPSEIRQPILMLAASSDTVVSTAAIEEFAYHLRAGSHLVIAGSKHEILQEQDRYRSQFWAAFDAFVPGTPLFK encoded by the coding sequence ATGACGCTGGTCTCGATCCCGTCCAATCCCGTCCCCGAAAACGTCGTCAGTGGCACCATCAAGACCCCCGATGGCGCCGAGCTGCGCTTTGCGCGCTGGGCGCCGCCGGCGGGCCGCAAGGGTACGGTCTGCGTCTTCACCGGACGCAGCGAGCAGATCGAGAAATATTTCGAGACCGTGCGCGACCTGCGCGACCGCGGCTTTGCGGTGGCGATGATCGATTGGCGCGGGCAGGGCCATTCCTCGCGTCGCCTGCGCGATCCGCGCAAGGGCTATGTGCGCGACTTCGCCGATTTCGAGATCGACGTCGAGACCTTCGTGCAGCAGGTGGTGCTGCCGGATTGTCCGCCGCCGTTCTTCGCGCTCGCCCATTCCATGGGCGGCACGGTGCTATTGCGGGTCGCGCATGCGGGCAAGCGCTGGTTCGACCGCATGGTGCTGTCGGCGCCGATGATCGACCTGCCTGGCCGCACCACGTCGTTTCCGGCCCGCGCGCTGCTCAAGACGATGCGCCTGTTCGGGCAGGGCGGCCGTTATGTCCCCGGCGGCAGCAGCCGCATCACCGGGCTCGATCCCTTCATCAACAATCCCCTCACCAGCGACCCGGTGCGCTATGCGCGCAATGCCGCGATCCTGGAGGAGGATCCGACGCTGGGGCTGGCGTCACCGACGGTGGCCTGGGCCGACGCGGCCTTCAGCGCGATGCAAACCTTCAAGCGCCTGAAATATCCGTCAGAGATCCGCCAGCCGATCCTGATGCTGGCGGCCTCCAGCGACACCGTGGTCTCGACCGCTGCGATCGAGGAGTTCGCCTATCATTTGCGCGCCGGCTCGCATCTCGTCATCGCGGGCTCGAAGCACGAGATCCTCCAGGAGCAGGACCGTTACCGCTCCCAGTTCTGGGCCGCCTTCGACGCCTTCGTGCCGGGCACGCCGCTGTTCAAGTGA
- a CDS encoding di-heme-cytochrome C peroxidase, giving the protein MHDRASKPPFDPSIQVSPNNPCPFLRGLVGEGFVDGGTVPLRTLSQTIANASGETGVKKVSARIQVRGVALIANGACRILQSIFWGAQLNMLRGGPLDKLGAGSRILGVDGRVNEEEISRLASFGGTYTDPDGGGTETGLNASQIQTFMKDNLKRAGNQSRWYYPILMKFEWPILLKIMGKGQGDDRYLSVAEVSTLFNERKFPDRITQRVVSQPVTPPSLILRAAGGLVAALLVFGIVALRFPDQFQPMLPGILGDLVAPPLPEHVEPRAAYWLEQNWALEDRHWFHHASQGTATFPVPYRWFMALEQPRLHFFAKPGMLHDSDHLQRFGFIPSPQTINTDDATLRRFGYANVYDKTKPVPARLWDPPVNWGAQAENVDGLPVGFARMTGVPDPATGQIGEDRIGLTCAACHTGQIRYKGIDIRFDGGPAMTDLRRLEVTTGLSIAYTLFVPGRFTRFADRVLGASASDVDRDALKQKLRAISTFLIDWEKTYAKTIDGKTRFNEKTKRQEPQQDTEEGYGRLDALNRIGNQVFAQDMTLSGLSGFEKNLHAKDAPVSFPPIWTVPWLKFAQYDASIEQPLIRNAGEALGVTALLNLSDTTPKDRLFRSSMDIKNLNWIEDLLKGSAPYPKKQLSGLTSPKWPSDIFGDDAWRIDGDRVKRGRKLYAEICVECHLGPVNDPVFDTEFPAQSIWSSSRWETIGADKFLNEVQKSAKGMGTDPAQASVLATRTVQVPGFLQLDPTQKLNAWWSCNLPDISSTDMPYSLGLMVLVDIVARKAMDDAKIEPKVQQAWWGKRRNCPNPGPQPPDKEERGPWYRARPLNGVWATAPYLHNGSVPSLYWMLSPAAERPKSFCMGGGRDYDPKQVGFAVADGESCKTGQSRFSTRASDGTELFGNSNAGHSFDGTPGPGKDGTIGRVLKEQERYDLIEYLKTL; this is encoded by the coding sequence ATGCATGACCGCGCTTCGAAGCCGCCCTTCGACCCCTCGATCCAGGTCTCGCCGAACAATCCCTGTCCATTCCTGCGCGGCCTCGTCGGCGAAGGCTTCGTCGATGGCGGGACCGTCCCGCTCCGGACGCTGTCACAGACCATCGCGAATGCAAGCGGCGAGACGGGGGTGAAGAAGGTTTCGGCCCGCATCCAGGTCCGTGGCGTCGCGCTGATCGCCAACGGCGCCTGTCGCATCCTGCAAAGCATCTTTTGGGGCGCGCAGCTCAATATGTTGCGCGGCGGCCCGCTCGACAAGCTCGGTGCCGGCTCGCGCATCCTCGGCGTCGACGGTCGCGTCAACGAGGAAGAGATCTCGCGGCTCGCCAGTTTCGGCGGCACCTATACCGATCCCGATGGCGGCGGCACCGAGACCGGGCTCAACGCCTCGCAAATCCAGACCTTCATGAAGGACAACCTCAAGCGCGCCGGCAATCAATCGCGCTGGTACTACCCGATCCTGATGAAGTTCGAATGGCCGATCCTGCTCAAGATCATGGGCAAGGGTCAGGGTGATGACCGCTATCTCAGCGTGGCCGAGGTGAGTACATTGTTCAACGAGCGCAAATTCCCTGACAGGATCACCCAGCGAGTTGTCAGCCAGCCCGTCACCCCGCCCTCACTGATCTTGCGCGCTGCCGGCGGACTCGTCGCCGCGCTCCTCGTCTTTGGCATCGTGGCGCTGCGTTTTCCGGATCAATTCCAGCCCATGCTGCCCGGCATTCTCGGGGATCTGGTGGCGCCGCCATTGCCCGAGCACGTCGAACCGCGGGCCGCGTATTGGCTCGAGCAGAACTGGGCGCTGGAGGACCGGCACTGGTTTCATCACGCCAGCCAGGGCACCGCGACCTTCCCGGTGCCCTACCGCTGGTTCATGGCGCTCGAGCAGCCGCGGCTTCATTTCTTCGCAAAGCCCGGCATGCTGCATGACAGCGACCATCTGCAGCGCTTCGGCTTCATCCCGAGCCCGCAGACGATCAACACCGACGACGCCACGCTGCGCCGGTTCGGCTATGCCAACGTCTACGACAAGACGAAGCCGGTGCCGGCGCGGCTCTGGGATCCGCCGGTGAACTGGGGTGCTCAGGCCGAAAACGTCGACGGCCTGCCCGTCGGCTTCGCACGCATGACCGGCGTCCCCGATCCTGCGACCGGGCAGATCGGCGAGGACCGGATCGGCCTGACCTGCGCTGCCTGCCACACCGGCCAGATCCGCTACAAGGGCATCGACATCCGTTTCGACGGCGGCCCCGCGATGACCGACCTGAGAAGGCTCGAGGTCACGACCGGCCTGTCGATCGCCTATACGCTGTTCGTGCCGGGCCGCTTTACGCGCTTCGCCGACCGTGTGCTCGGCGCCTCCGCCAGCGATGTGGACCGCGATGCGCTAAAGCAGAAGCTGCGCGCGATCAGCACGTTCCTGATCGACTGGGAGAAGACCTACGCGAAAACCATCGACGGCAAGACGAGGTTCAACGAGAAGACGAAGCGGCAAGAGCCACAGCAGGACACCGAGGAAGGATACGGCCGCCTCGACGCGCTCAACCGCATCGGCAATCAGGTGTTCGCGCAGGACATGACGCTCAGCGGCCTCAGCGGCTTCGAGAAGAATCTGCATGCCAAGGATGCGCCGGTCAGCTTCCCGCCGATCTGGACCGTGCCCTGGCTCAAATTCGCGCAATATGACGCGTCCATCGAGCAGCCGCTGATCCGCAACGCCGGCGAAGCGCTGGGCGTGACCGCGCTGCTGAATCTGTCCGACACTACGCCCAAAGACAGGCTGTTCCGCTCGTCGATGGACATCAAGAATCTGAACTGGATCGAGGATCTGCTGAAGGGGTCGGCGCCCTATCCGAAAAAGCAGCTCTCCGGACTGACATCGCCGAAATGGCCGTCGGACATCTTCGGCGATGATGCCTGGAGGATCGATGGCGACCGCGTCAAACGTGGCCGCAAGCTCTACGCGGAGATCTGCGTCGAATGCCATCTCGGGCCGGTCAACGATCCCGTGTTCGACACCGAATTTCCGGCCCAGAGCATCTGGTCCTCGTCGCGGTGGGAAACCATCGGCGCTGACAAATTCCTGAACGAGGTTCAGAAGAGCGCCAAAGGCATGGGGACCGACCCGGCTCAGGCCAGCGTGCTGGCGACGCGCACGGTTCAGGTGCCGGGTTTCCTACAGCTCGATCCCACTCAGAAGCTCAATGCCTGGTGGAGCTGCAATCTGCCGGATATTTCTTCGACCGACATGCCATACTCGCTCGGCCTGATGGTGCTCGTGGACATCGTCGCCCGCAAGGCGATGGACGATGCCAAGATCGAGCCGAAGGTTCAGCAAGCCTGGTGGGGTAAGCGCAGGAACTGTCCCAATCCCGGTCCGCAGCCGCCCGATAAAGAGGAGCGGGGGCCCTGGTATCGCGCGCGTCCGCTCAACGGCGTCTGGGCCACCGCGCCTTACCTGCACAACGGATCGGTGCCCTCGCTCTACTGGATGCTGAGCCCCGCGGCCGAGCGCCCGAAATCGTTCTGCATGGGTGGTGGTCGCGACTACGATCCGAAGCAGGTCGGCTTCGCGGTCGCCGACGGCGAGAGCTGCAAGACCGGGCAGTCGCGCTTCTCGACGCGGGCGTCTGACGGCACCGAGTTGTTTGGCAACAGCAATGCCGGCCACTCGTTCGACGGCACGCCAGGGCCGGGCAAGGACGGCACCATCGGCCGCGTGCTCAAGGAGCAAGAGCGCTACGACCTGATCGAGTATTTGAAGACGCTGTGA
- a CDS encoding adenylate/guanylate cyclase domain-containing protein: protein MERRLAAIVCADVAGYSRMMGSDEAGTHAAFKAHRSAIHPIILNHGGRVVKNTGDGFLLEFASIVGATEAAMAMQTLMAERNRHLPADRAMQFRLGIHMGDVIADEDEVFGDDVNIAVRLESVASPGGFAISAKAYREASKHLTVPLTDAGNHRFKNIKDAVGVWTWTPEGAPALAPELREASALSQQYRTAIVGVLPFANLSDAQDEYFSDGLTEDLIHALSLQSFYRVLSRNSTFAFKGRNISTRLIAREIDATYLIQGSVRRAGAKIRVTAELIAPETGEQLWTGRYDRDIGDLFAMQDEITTNLSAAIATEIVRAEASAPARLSTDVSAWDRFLKGLSHYYRQTKEDLATAVDLFREAIRLDPKLSIAHAYLATIQIQSIQFGWVKGTREMWAEAMNLAETSVRLDPRSSFAFSILSWAHAMEGHYEAAMDAAKRAVALNPYDNGARGVLGICHFVIGEHREAIELFSMAAQRDNSDPRYQWAALNAFSHYLLRQYDATLSWAREQLYINPNHMQALAIRAAALAQMGRSGEASEAASVLMGNYPTLNVDRHLRNFHWKRPEDIAHYREGLLKAGVPLGKLTLVQSDVKRAAES, encoded by the coding sequence ATGGAAAGACGTCTGGCTGCCATCGTCTGCGCCGATGTCGCCGGCTATTCGCGCATGATGGGCAGCGACGAGGCCGGCACCCATGCCGCCTTCAAGGCCCATCGCAGCGCGATCCACCCCATCATCCTCAATCACGGCGGCCGCGTCGTGAAGAACACTGGCGACGGCTTCCTGCTCGAGTTTGCCTCGATCGTCGGCGCCACCGAAGCCGCGATGGCGATGCAGACGCTGATGGCGGAGCGCAACCGGCATCTGCCGGCGGACCGCGCCATGCAGTTCCGGCTCGGCATCCACATGGGCGACGTCATCGCCGACGAGGACGAAGTGTTCGGTGACGATGTCAACATCGCCGTCCGCCTGGAATCGGTGGCGAGCCCCGGCGGCTTCGCCATCTCGGCGAAGGCCTATCGCGAGGCGAGCAAGCATCTCACCGTGCCGCTCACCGACGCCGGCAACCATCGCTTCAAGAACATCAAGGACGCGGTCGGGGTCTGGACCTGGACGCCCGAGGGCGCGCCGGCGCTTGCGCCCGAGCTGAGGGAGGCGTCCGCCCTCTCGCAGCAGTATCGCACCGCGATCGTCGGCGTGCTGCCCTTCGCCAATCTCAGCGATGCCCAGGACGAATATTTCTCCGACGGCCTGACCGAGGATTTGATCCACGCGCTGTCGCTGCAATCCTTCTATCGCGTGCTGAGCCGCAACTCGACCTTCGCCTTCAAGGGCAGGAACATCAGCACACGGCTGATCGCGCGCGAGATCGACGCCACCTATCTGATCCAGGGCTCGGTGCGGCGCGCCGGCGCCAAGATCCGCGTCACCGCCGAGCTGATCGCGCCGGAGACCGGCGAGCAGCTCTGGACCGGCCGCTACGACCGCGACATCGGCGACCTGTTCGCGATGCAGGACGAGATCACCACCAACCTGTCCGCCGCCATTGCCACCGAGATCGTACGGGCCGAGGCCTCAGCGCCGGCGCGGCTCTCGACCGACGTGAGCGCCTGGGACCGCTTCCTCAAGGGGCTGTCGCACTACTACCGGCAGACCAAGGAGGATTTGGCCACCGCCGTCGACCTGTTCCGCGAGGCCATCCGGCTCGATCCCAAGCTGTCGATCGCGCACGCCTATCTCGCCACGATCCAGATCCAGAGCATCCAGTTCGGCTGGGTCAAGGGCACGCGGGAGATGTGGGCCGAGGCGATGAACCTCGCCGAGACCAGCGTCAGGCTCGACCCGCGTTCCTCCTTCGCGTTCTCGATCCTGTCCTGGGCCCATGCGATGGAAGGGCATTACGAGGCCGCGATGGACGCCGCCAAGCGCGCGGTCGCACTCAACCCCTATGACAACGGCGCACGCGGCGTGCTCGGCATCTGCCATTTCGTTATCGGCGAGCACCGCGAGGCGATCGAGCTGTTCTCGATGGCGGCGCAGCGCGACAACAGCGACCCGCGCTACCAATGGGCGGCGCTGAACGCCTTCAGTCACTACCTGTTGCGCCAATATGACGCGACCCTGTCATGGGCGCGCGAGCAGCTCTACATCAACCCGAACCACATGCAGGCGCTGGCGATCCGCGCCGCGGCATTGGCCCAAATGGGACGGAGCGGCGAGGCGAGCGAGGCCGCTAGCGTGCTGATGGGAAACTATCCAACTCTGAATGTCGACAGGCACTTGCGCAACTTCCATTGGAAGCGGCCCGAGGACATCGCCCATTACCGCGAGGGTCTGCTGAAGGCCGGCGTGCCGCTTGGCAAGCTGACCCTGGTGCAGAGCGACGTCAAACGCGCCGCCGAGTCCTGA